A region from the Pseudopipra pipra isolate bDixPip1 chromosome 8, bDixPip1.hap1, whole genome shotgun sequence genome encodes:
- the LOC135418178 gene encoding steroid 17-alpha-hydroxylase/17,20 lyase isoform X1, whose translation MALLGALLLALALLCTWGLARRRDPSGTGTGTGLGRPRSLPALPFVGSLLQLAGHPQLHLRLWRLQGHYGSLYALWMGSHYVVVVNSYRHAREVLLKKGKDFAGRPRTVTTDLLSRGGKDIAFASYGPLWKFQRKLVHTALSMFGEGSLALERIICREAASLCETLGAAQDTALDMAPELTRAVTNVVCSLCFNSSYRRGDPEFEAMLEYSQGIVDTVAKESLVDIFPWLQIFPNKDLALLKKCLQVRDQLLQQKFTEHKEAFSGDTVKDLMDALLQVRLSAENSSPPVPGLELTDDHLLMTVGDIFGAGVETTTTVLKWAVLYLLHYPESLLPSQVQRKIQEEMDQKIGLVRHPHLSDRPLLPYLEATISEVLRIRPVSPLLIPHVSLADTSIGEYSIPKGARVIINLWSVHHDEKEWDKPEEFNPGRFLDEQGQHIHSPSPSYLPFGAGIRVCLGKVLAKMELFLFLAWVLQRFTLECPEDQPLPSLEGKFGVVLQVQKFQVKARLRDAWRAAS comes from the exons ATGGCGCTGCTGGGCGCCCTGCTgctggccctggccctgctctgcacaTGGGGGCTGGCGCGACGGCGGGACCCCTcgggaacagggacagggacggggCTGGGGCGCCCACGGAGCCTGCCGGCCCTGCCGTTCGTGGGGAGCCTGCTGCAGCTGGCCGGGCACCCCCAGCTCCACCTGCGGCTGTGGCGCCTGCAGGGACACTACGGCAGCCTCTACGCCCTCTGGATGGGCTCTCACTACGTGGTGGTGGTGAACAGCTACCGGCACGCCAGGGAGGTGCTGCTGAAGAAGGGGAAAGACTTCGCCGGACGGCCCCGCACC GTGACCACAGACCTGCTGTCCCGGGGGGGCAAGGACATCGCCTTCGCCAGCTACGGGCCCCTCTGGAAGTTCCAGCGCAAGCTGGTGCACACTGCTCTCTCCATGTTTGGGGAGGGCTCGCTCGCCCTCGAGAGGATCA TCTGCCGGGAGGCTGCATCCCTGTGCGAGACGCTCGGCGCTGCGCAGGATACGGCCCTGGACATGGCCCCTGAGCTCACACGGGCCGTCACCAACGTGGtctgctccctctgcttcaACTCCTCATACCGGCGCGGGGACCCCGAGTTCGAGGCCATGCTGGAGTACAGCCAGGGTATCGTGGACACCGTGGCCAAGGAGAGCTTGGTGGACATCTTCCCCTGGCTCCAG ATCTTCCCCAACAAGGACCTGGCCCTGCTGAAAAAATGCCTCCAGGTCCGAgaccagctgctccagcagaaatTCACTGAACACAAG GAAGCCTTTTCTGGAGACACTGTGAAGGACCTCATGGATGCCCTGCTGCAAGTGAGGCTCAGTGCTGAGAACAGCAGCCCCCcggtgccagggctggagctgacTGACGACCACCTCCTCATGACAGTGGGGGACATCTTTGGGGCTGGCGTGGAGACCACCACTACTGTTCTCAAATGGGCTGTGCTCTACCTGCTCCACTACCCTGAG TCCTTGCTCCCTTCCCAGGTCCAGAGGAAGATTCAGGAGGAAATGGACCAGAAGATTGGCCTGGTTCGACACCCCCACCTCAGCGACCGCCCACTACTGCCCTACCTGGAGGCCACCATCAGTGAAGTGCTGCGCATCCGACCCGTGTCTCCCCTGCTCATCCCACATGTGTCCCTTGCTGACACCAG cattggggaatactccatcCCCAAAGGCGCCAGGGTCATCATCAACCTCTGGTCTGTGCACCATGATGAGAAGGAGTGGGACAAGCCCGAGGAGTTCAATCCTG GCCGCTTCCTGGATGAGCAGGGCCAGCACATCCACTCGCCCTCACCCAGCTACCTCCCCTTCGGGGCCGGGATCCGTGTCTGCCTGGGAAAAGTCCTGGCCAAGATGGAGCTCTTCCTCTTCCTGGCCTGGGTGCTGCAGAGGTTCACACTCGAGTGCCCCGAGGACCAGCCCCTGCCCTCTCTGGAGGGCAAGTTTGGTGTTGTGTTGCAGGTGCAGAAGTTTCAGGTGAAGGCCCGTCTGCGGGACGCCTGGCGAGCGGCCTCATGA
- the LOC135418178 gene encoding steroid 17-alpha-hydroxylase/17,20 lyase isoform X2: MALLGALLLALALLCTWGLARRRDPSGTGTGTGLGRPRSLPALPFVGSLLQLAGHPQLHLRLWRLQGHYGSLYALWMGSHYVVVVNSYRHAREVLLKKGKDFAGRPRTVTTDLLSRGGKDIAFASYGPLWKFQRKLVHTALSMFGEGSLALERIICREAASLCETLGAAQDTALDMAPELTRAVTNVVCSLCFNSSYRRGDPEFEAMLEYSQGIVDTVAKESLVDIFPWLQIFPNKDLALLKKCLQVRDQLLQQKFTEHKEAFSGDTVKDLMDALLQVRLSAENSSPPVPGLELTDDHLLMTVGDIFGAGVETTTTVLKWAVLYLLHYPEVQRKIQEEMDQKIGLVRHPHLSDRPLLPYLEATISEVLRIRPVSPLLIPHVSLADTSIGEYSIPKGARVIINLWSVHHDEKEWDKPEEFNPGRFLDEQGQHIHSPSPSYLPFGAGIRVCLGKVLAKMELFLFLAWVLQRFTLECPEDQPLPSLEGKFGVVLQVQKFQVKARLRDAWRAAS; encoded by the exons ATGGCGCTGCTGGGCGCCCTGCTgctggccctggccctgctctgcacaTGGGGGCTGGCGCGACGGCGGGACCCCTcgggaacagggacagggacggggCTGGGGCGCCCACGGAGCCTGCCGGCCCTGCCGTTCGTGGGGAGCCTGCTGCAGCTGGCCGGGCACCCCCAGCTCCACCTGCGGCTGTGGCGCCTGCAGGGACACTACGGCAGCCTCTACGCCCTCTGGATGGGCTCTCACTACGTGGTGGTGGTGAACAGCTACCGGCACGCCAGGGAGGTGCTGCTGAAGAAGGGGAAAGACTTCGCCGGACGGCCCCGCACC GTGACCACAGACCTGCTGTCCCGGGGGGGCAAGGACATCGCCTTCGCCAGCTACGGGCCCCTCTGGAAGTTCCAGCGCAAGCTGGTGCACACTGCTCTCTCCATGTTTGGGGAGGGCTCGCTCGCCCTCGAGAGGATCA TCTGCCGGGAGGCTGCATCCCTGTGCGAGACGCTCGGCGCTGCGCAGGATACGGCCCTGGACATGGCCCCTGAGCTCACACGGGCCGTCACCAACGTGGtctgctccctctgcttcaACTCCTCATACCGGCGCGGGGACCCCGAGTTCGAGGCCATGCTGGAGTACAGCCAGGGTATCGTGGACACCGTGGCCAAGGAGAGCTTGGTGGACATCTTCCCCTGGCTCCAG ATCTTCCCCAACAAGGACCTGGCCCTGCTGAAAAAATGCCTCCAGGTCCGAgaccagctgctccagcagaaatTCACTGAACACAAG GAAGCCTTTTCTGGAGACACTGTGAAGGACCTCATGGATGCCCTGCTGCAAGTGAGGCTCAGTGCTGAGAACAGCAGCCCCCcggtgccagggctggagctgacTGACGACCACCTCCTCATGACAGTGGGGGACATCTTTGGGGCTGGCGTGGAGACCACCACTACTGTTCTCAAATGGGCTGTGCTCTACCTGCTCCACTACCCTGAG GTCCAGAGGAAGATTCAGGAGGAAATGGACCAGAAGATTGGCCTGGTTCGACACCCCCACCTCAGCGACCGCCCACTACTGCCCTACCTGGAGGCCACCATCAGTGAAGTGCTGCGCATCCGACCCGTGTCTCCCCTGCTCATCCCACATGTGTCCCTTGCTGACACCAG cattggggaatactccatcCCCAAAGGCGCCAGGGTCATCATCAACCTCTGGTCTGTGCACCATGATGAGAAGGAGTGGGACAAGCCCGAGGAGTTCAATCCTG GCCGCTTCCTGGATGAGCAGGGCCAGCACATCCACTCGCCCTCACCCAGCTACCTCCCCTTCGGGGCCGGGATCCGTGTCTGCCTGGGAAAAGTCCTGGCCAAGATGGAGCTCTTCCTCTTCCTGGCCTGGGTGCTGCAGAGGTTCACACTCGAGTGCCCCGAGGACCAGCCCCTGCCCTCTCTGGAGGGCAAGTTTGGTGTTGTGTTGCAGGTGCAGAAGTTTCAGGTGAAGGCCCGTCTGCGGGACGCCTGGCGAGCGGCCTCATGA
- the BORCS7 gene encoding BLOC-1-related complex subunit 7 yields the protein MAAGGAADAQARFGHSVKGLLTEKVTSCGTDVIALTKQVLKGSRSAELLGQAARNMVMQEDAILHSEDSLRKMAIITTHLQYQQEAIQKNVERSSNLQDQLNHLLK from the exons ATGGCGGCAGGGGGCGCGGCGGACGCCCAGGCGCGCTTCGGGCACTCGGTGAAGGGGCTTCTGACCGAGAAGGTGACAAGCTGCGGCACCGACGTGATCGCCCTCACCAAGCAGGTGCTGAAGGGCTCCCGAAGCGCCGAG CTCCTGGGTCAAGCTGCAAGGAACATGGTGATGCAAGAAGATGCCATCCTGCACTCGGAAGAT AGTTTAAGAAAAATGGCTATAATAACCACTCATCTACAGTACCA GCAAGAAGCAATTCAGAAGAA CGTCGAGCGGTCGTCAAACCTTCAGGACCAGCTGAATCACTTGCTGAAGTGA
- the AS3MT gene encoding arsenite methyltransferase isoform X2: protein MMGSSPPWERGQLPSPCLCACSAMWLGSGRGRSWCRDGSQARGGTGCRGGAWPGPGRVRPRRWSWRQYGSKGPLLRWQLPAESRSTRRCRPLPKAVRDALEHVHEEVVARYYGCGLVIPECLLSCRILDLGCGSGRDCYLLSQLVGEQGHVTGIDMTEDQVEVAKKHIAYHMNKFGYRKPNVEFLHGYMEKLGDAGLADESYDIVISNCVINLTPDKKAVLQEAFRVLKPGGEMYFSDVYASQRLSETIRKHRVLWGECLAGALYWRDLYSITEEVGFSPPCLVTASPITIGDKELEGIIGDCRFVSATFRLFKVPGGSRAGPGQVIYNGGIMGHERELVFDANFTFKEGEVVDVDAEMAAILQSSRFAEQFLIRAGASATAAQGNCCKGAKEKICNPFQLLEQLAAPGPACCPRGTCGPPGCC from the exons ATGATGGGGTCATCCCCACCATGGGAGCGGGGCCAGCTCCCCTCACCGTGCCTGTGTGCTTGCAGTGCCATGTGGCTGGGGTCTGGGCGAGGCAGGAGCTGGTGTCGGGATGGAAGCCAGGCGCGGGGTGGCACGGGATGCCGGGGCGGAGCATGGCCCGGGCCGGGCAGAGTCCGTCCGAGGCGGTGGAGCTGGAGGCAGTATGGCAGCAAGGGGCCTCTGCTGCGG TGGCAACTCCCTGCAGAGAGCAGATCCACCAGGAGGTGCAG GCCCCTTCCCAAGGCAGTGAGAGATGCTTTGGAGCATGTCCATGAGGAGGTGGTGGCCAG GTACTACGGCTGTGGGCTGGTGATCCCCGAGTGCCTGTTGTCATGCCGGATCCTGGACCTGGGCTGTGGCAGCGGCAGAGACTGCTACCTGCTGAGCCAGCTGGTCGGGGAGCAGGGCCATGTCACCGGCATAGACATGACCGAGGACCAG GTTGAGGTGGCAAAGAAGCACATTGCCTACCACATGAATAAGTTCGGCTACCGAAAGCCGAATGTGGAGTTCCTCCATGGCTACATGGAGAAGCTGGGTGATGCTGGGCTGGCTGATGAGAGCTACGATATTGTTAT CTCGAACTGCGTGATCAACCTCACCCCTGACAagaaggctgtgctgcaggaggccTTCCGTGTGCTGAAG CCCGGGGGAGAGATGTATTTCAGCGATGTCTACGCCAGCCAGCGCCTGAGCGAGACCATCCGGAAGCACAGGGTGCTGTGGG GggagtgcctggcaggagcccTGTACTGGAGAGATCTGTACAGCATCACTGAGGAGGTAGGGTTCAGCCCCCCGTGCCTGGTCACTGCCAGCCCCATCACCATCGGAGACAAGGAGCTGGAGGGCATCATCG gagaCTGCCGCTTTGTTTCTGCAACTTTCCGCCTGTTCAAGGTGCCGGGTGGCAGCCGGGCCGGGCCAGGACAGGTCATCTACAACGGTGGCATCATGGGACACGAGCGAGAGCTGGTGTTTGATGCCAACTTCACTTTCAAG gaaggagaggtggtggatgtGGATGCCGAGATGGCTGCAATCTTGCAGAGCTCCAGGTTTGCAGAGCAGTTCCTGATCCGAGCTGGGGCCAGTGccacagcagctcagggcaACTGTTGCAAGGGGGCGAAG
- the AS3MT gene encoding arsenite methyltransferase isoform X4, whose protein sequence is MMGSSPPWERGQLPSPCLCACSAMWLGSGRGRSWCRDGSQARGGTGCRGGAWPGPGRVRPRRWSWRQYGSKGPLLRWQLPAESRSTRRCRPLPKAVRDALEHVHEEVVARYYGCGLVIPECLLSCRILDLGCGSGRDCYLLSQLVGEQGHVTGIDMTEDQVEVAKKHIAYHMNKFGYRKPNVEFLHGYMEKLGDAGLADESYDIVISNCVINLTPDKKAVLQEAFRVLKPGGEMYFSDVYASQRLSETIRKHRVLWGECLAGALYWRDLYSITEEVGFSPPCLVTASPITIGDKELEGIIGDCRFVSATFRLFKVPGGSRAGPGQVIYNGGIMGHERELVFDANFTFKEKICNPFQLLEQLAAPGPACCPRGTCGPPGCC, encoded by the exons ATGATGGGGTCATCCCCACCATGGGAGCGGGGCCAGCTCCCCTCACCGTGCCTGTGTGCTTGCAGTGCCATGTGGCTGGGGTCTGGGCGAGGCAGGAGCTGGTGTCGGGATGGAAGCCAGGCGCGGGGTGGCACGGGATGCCGGGGCGGAGCATGGCCCGGGCCGGGCAGAGTCCGTCCGAGGCGGTGGAGCTGGAGGCAGTATGGCAGCAAGGGGCCTCTGCTGCGG TGGCAACTCCCTGCAGAGAGCAGATCCACCAGGAGGTGCAG GCCCCTTCCCAAGGCAGTGAGAGATGCTTTGGAGCATGTCCATGAGGAGGTGGTGGCCAG GTACTACGGCTGTGGGCTGGTGATCCCCGAGTGCCTGTTGTCATGCCGGATCCTGGACCTGGGCTGTGGCAGCGGCAGAGACTGCTACCTGCTGAGCCAGCTGGTCGGGGAGCAGGGCCATGTCACCGGCATAGACATGACCGAGGACCAG GTTGAGGTGGCAAAGAAGCACATTGCCTACCACATGAATAAGTTCGGCTACCGAAAGCCGAATGTGGAGTTCCTCCATGGCTACATGGAGAAGCTGGGTGATGCTGGGCTGGCTGATGAGAGCTACGATATTGTTAT CTCGAACTGCGTGATCAACCTCACCCCTGACAagaaggctgtgctgcaggaggccTTCCGTGTGCTGAAG CCCGGGGGAGAGATGTATTTCAGCGATGTCTACGCCAGCCAGCGCCTGAGCGAGACCATCCGGAAGCACAGGGTGCTGTGGG GggagtgcctggcaggagcccTGTACTGGAGAGATCTGTACAGCATCACTGAGGAGGTAGGGTTCAGCCCCCCGTGCCTGGTCACTGCCAGCCCCATCACCATCGGAGACAAGGAGCTGGAGGGCATCATCG gagaCTGCCGCTTTGTTTCTGCAACTTTCCGCCTGTTCAAGGTGCCGGGTGGCAGCCGGGCCGGGCCAGGACAGGTCATCTACAACGGTGGCATCATGGGACACGAGCGAGAGCTGGTGTTTGATGCCAACTTCACTTTCAAG
- the AS3MT gene encoding arsenite methyltransferase isoform X5, whose protein sequence is MMGSSPPWERGQLPSPCLCACSAMWLGSGRGRSWCRDGSQARGGTGCRGGAWPGPGRVRPRRWSWRQHQPYILLAVATPCREQIHQEVQDYYGKELQKSEDLKTSACVTSARPLPKAVRDALEHVHEEVVARYYGCGLVIPECLLSCRILDLGCGSGRDCYLLSQLVGEQGHVTGIDMTEDQVEVAKKHIAYHMNKFGYRKPNVEFLHGYMEKLGDAGLADESYDIVISNCVINLTPDKKAVLQEAFRVLKPGGEMYFSDVYASQRLSETIRKHRVLWGECLAGALYWRDLYSITEEVGFSPPCLVTASPITIGDKELEGIIGDCRFVSATFRLFKVPGGSRAGPGQVIYNGGIMGHERELVFDANFTFKEGEVVDVDAEMAAILQSSRFAEQFLIRAGASATAAQGNCCKGAKEKICNPFQLLEQLAAPGPACCPRGTCGPPGCC, encoded by the exons ATGATGGGGTCATCCCCACCATGGGAGCGGGGCCAGCTCCCCTCACCGTGCCTGTGTGCTTGCAGTGCCATGTGGCTGGGGTCTGGGCGAGGCAGGAGCTGGTGTCGGGATGGAAGCCAGGCGCGGGGTGGCACGGGATGCCGGGGCGGAGCATGGCCCGGGCCGGGCAGAGTCCGTCCGAGGCGGTGGAGCTGGAGGCA G CACCAGCCCTACATTCTCCTTGCAGTGGCAACTCCCTGCAGAGAGCAGATCCACCAGGAGGTGCAG GATTACTATGGCAAAGAGCTGCAGAAGTCAGAGGACCTCAAAACCAGTGCGTGTGTCACCTCTGCCAGGCCCCTTCCCAAGGCAGTGAGAGATGCTTTGGAGCATGTCCATGAGGAGGTGGTGGCCAG GTACTACGGCTGTGGGCTGGTGATCCCCGAGTGCCTGTTGTCATGCCGGATCCTGGACCTGGGCTGTGGCAGCGGCAGAGACTGCTACCTGCTGAGCCAGCTGGTCGGGGAGCAGGGCCATGTCACCGGCATAGACATGACCGAGGACCAG GTTGAGGTGGCAAAGAAGCACATTGCCTACCACATGAATAAGTTCGGCTACCGAAAGCCGAATGTGGAGTTCCTCCATGGCTACATGGAGAAGCTGGGTGATGCTGGGCTGGCTGATGAGAGCTACGATATTGTTAT CTCGAACTGCGTGATCAACCTCACCCCTGACAagaaggctgtgctgcaggaggccTTCCGTGTGCTGAAG CCCGGGGGAGAGATGTATTTCAGCGATGTCTACGCCAGCCAGCGCCTGAGCGAGACCATCCGGAAGCACAGGGTGCTGTGGG GggagtgcctggcaggagcccTGTACTGGAGAGATCTGTACAGCATCACTGAGGAGGTAGGGTTCAGCCCCCCGTGCCTGGTCACTGCCAGCCCCATCACCATCGGAGACAAGGAGCTGGAGGGCATCATCG gagaCTGCCGCTTTGTTTCTGCAACTTTCCGCCTGTTCAAGGTGCCGGGTGGCAGCCGGGCCGGGCCAGGACAGGTCATCTACAACGGTGGCATCATGGGACACGAGCGAGAGCTGGTGTTTGATGCCAACTTCACTTTCAAG gaaggagaggtggtggatgtGGATGCCGAGATGGCTGCAATCTTGCAGAGCTCCAGGTTTGCAGAGCAGTTCCTGATCCGAGCTGGGGCCAGTGccacagcagctcagggcaACTGTTGCAAGGGGGCGAAG
- the AS3MT gene encoding arsenite methyltransferase isoform X1, protein MMGSSPPWERGQLPSPCLCACSAMWLGSGRGRSWCRDGSQARGGTGCRGGAWPGPGRVRPRRWSWRQYGSKGPLLRWQLPAESRSTRRCRPLPKAVRDALEHVHEEVVARYYGCGLVIPECLLSCRILDLGCGSGRDCYLLSQLVGEQGHVTGIDMTEDQVEVAKKHIAYHMNKFGYRKPNVEFLHGYMEKLGDAGLADESYDIVISNCVINLTPDKKAVLQEAFRVLKPGGEMYFSDVYASQRLSETIRKHRVLWGECLAGALYWRDLYSITEEVGFSPPCLVTASPITIGDKELEGIIGDCRFVSATFRLFKVPGGSRAGPGQVIYNGGIMGHERELVFDANFTFKVQGVLQAVLVCRDGLTLMKQCHSGVSSVIWGTSFGQRGDEWEQRGCINPGECKWAGKGYRSMHCIAVKVEAGHPWWIPKRV, encoded by the exons ATGATGGGGTCATCCCCACCATGGGAGCGGGGCCAGCTCCCCTCACCGTGCCTGTGTGCTTGCAGTGCCATGTGGCTGGGGTCTGGGCGAGGCAGGAGCTGGTGTCGGGATGGAAGCCAGGCGCGGGGTGGCACGGGATGCCGGGGCGGAGCATGGCCCGGGCCGGGCAGAGTCCGTCCGAGGCGGTGGAGCTGGAGGCAGTATGGCAGCAAGGGGCCTCTGCTGCGG TGGCAACTCCCTGCAGAGAGCAGATCCACCAGGAGGTGCAG GCCCCTTCCCAAGGCAGTGAGAGATGCTTTGGAGCATGTCCATGAGGAGGTGGTGGCCAG GTACTACGGCTGTGGGCTGGTGATCCCCGAGTGCCTGTTGTCATGCCGGATCCTGGACCTGGGCTGTGGCAGCGGCAGAGACTGCTACCTGCTGAGCCAGCTGGTCGGGGAGCAGGGCCATGTCACCGGCATAGACATGACCGAGGACCAG GTTGAGGTGGCAAAGAAGCACATTGCCTACCACATGAATAAGTTCGGCTACCGAAAGCCGAATGTGGAGTTCCTCCATGGCTACATGGAGAAGCTGGGTGATGCTGGGCTGGCTGATGAGAGCTACGATATTGTTAT CTCGAACTGCGTGATCAACCTCACCCCTGACAagaaggctgtgctgcaggaggccTTCCGTGTGCTGAAG CCCGGGGGAGAGATGTATTTCAGCGATGTCTACGCCAGCCAGCGCCTGAGCGAGACCATCCGGAAGCACAGGGTGCTGTGGG GggagtgcctggcaggagcccTGTACTGGAGAGATCTGTACAGCATCACTGAGGAGGTAGGGTTCAGCCCCCCGTGCCTGGTCACTGCCAGCCCCATCACCATCGGAGACAAGGAGCTGGAGGGCATCATCG gagaCTGCCGCTTTGTTTCTGCAACTTTCCGCCTGTTCAAGGTGCCGGGTGGCAGCCGGGCCGGGCCAGGACAGGTCATCTACAACGGTGGCATCATGGGACACGAGCGAGAGCTGGTGTTTGATGCCAACTTCACTTTCAAGGTGCAGGGAGTCCTGCAAGCAGTCTTGGTCTGTAGGGATGGGTTAACGCTGATGAAGCAGTGCCACTCGGGAGTGTCCTCTGTGATTTGGGGGACAAGCTTTGGTCAAAGGGGTGATgagtgggagcagaggggctgtaTAAATCCAGGGGAGTGCAAATGGGCAGGAAAGGGTTACAGATCCATGCATTGTATTGCAGTAAAGGTAGAAGCAGGACATCCATGGTGGATTCCTAAGAGGGTCTGA
- the AS3MT gene encoding arsenite methyltransferase isoform X3, with product MEARRGVARDAGAEHGPGRAESVRGGGAGGMATPCREQIHQEVQDYYGKELQKSEDLKTSACVTSARPLPKAVRDALEHVHEEVVARYYGCGLVIPECLLSCRILDLGCGSGRDCYLLSQLVGEQGHVTGIDMTEDQVEVAKKHIAYHMNKFGYRKPNVEFLHGYMEKLGDAGLADESYDIVISNCVINLTPDKKAVLQEAFRVLKPGGEMYFSDVYASQRLSETIRKHRVLWGECLAGALYWRDLYSITEEVGFSPPCLVTASPITIGDKELEGIIGDCRFVSATFRLFKVPGGSRAGPGQVIYNGGIMGHERELVFDANFTFKEGEVVDVDAEMAAILQSSRFAEQFLIRAGASATAAQGNCCKGAKEKICNPFQLLEQLAAPGPACCPRGTCGPPGCC from the exons ATGGAAGCCAGGCGCGGGGTGGCACGGGATGCCGGGGCGGAGCATGGCCCGGGCCGGGCAGAGTCCGTCCGAGGCGGTGGAGCTGGAGGCA TGGCAACTCCCTGCAGAGAGCAGATCCACCAGGAGGTGCAG GATTACTATGGCAAAGAGCTGCAGAAGTCAGAGGACCTCAAAACCAGTGCGTGTGTCACCTCTGCCAGGCCCCTTCCCAAGGCAGTGAGAGATGCTTTGGAGCATGTCCATGAGGAGGTGGTGGCCAG GTACTACGGCTGTGGGCTGGTGATCCCCGAGTGCCTGTTGTCATGCCGGATCCTGGACCTGGGCTGTGGCAGCGGCAGAGACTGCTACCTGCTGAGCCAGCTGGTCGGGGAGCAGGGCCATGTCACCGGCATAGACATGACCGAGGACCAG GTTGAGGTGGCAAAGAAGCACATTGCCTACCACATGAATAAGTTCGGCTACCGAAAGCCGAATGTGGAGTTCCTCCATGGCTACATGGAGAAGCTGGGTGATGCTGGGCTGGCTGATGAGAGCTACGATATTGTTAT CTCGAACTGCGTGATCAACCTCACCCCTGACAagaaggctgtgctgcaggaggccTTCCGTGTGCTGAAG CCCGGGGGAGAGATGTATTTCAGCGATGTCTACGCCAGCCAGCGCCTGAGCGAGACCATCCGGAAGCACAGGGTGCTGTGGG GggagtgcctggcaggagcccTGTACTGGAGAGATCTGTACAGCATCACTGAGGAGGTAGGGTTCAGCCCCCCGTGCCTGGTCACTGCCAGCCCCATCACCATCGGAGACAAGGAGCTGGAGGGCATCATCG gagaCTGCCGCTTTGTTTCTGCAACTTTCCGCCTGTTCAAGGTGCCGGGTGGCAGCCGGGCCGGGCCAGGACAGGTCATCTACAACGGTGGCATCATGGGACACGAGCGAGAGCTGGTGTTTGATGCCAACTTCACTTTCAAG gaaggagaggtggtggatgtGGATGCCGAGATGGCTGCAATCTTGCAGAGCTCCAGGTTTGCAGAGCAGTTCCTGATCCGAGCTGGGGCCAGTGccacagcagctcagggcaACTGTTGCAAGGGGGCGAAG